A section of the Hemitrygon akajei unplaced genomic scaffold, sHemAka1.3 Scf000104, whole genome shotgun sequence genome encodes:
- the LOC140723193 gene encoding LOW QUALITY PROTEIN: NACHT, LRR and PYD domains-containing protein 3-like (The sequence of the model RefSeq protein was modified relative to this genomic sequence to represent the inferred CDS: inserted 1 base in 1 codon) produces MRNGAPKLDKILKEIQEHGCAPYKRSNPNQDLREIPSELKDVQQKHKEILRAQTETLRVNTILMREKVKVFQLVDRYAELTVISTVRDRRLVEHELLARGRNHEQWRKQHLRKELEKLRTDQLFQSSFSQSKYKSGSSAALAGVPGIGKTTMVQKIVYDWATGKIYQQFQFVFSFKFRDLNSINCRINLSELILDQYPYFGNCLREVWKNPKGLLFIFDGLDEFKHKIDFSDSRRDTEPKHQCPDPEWWCDVSDIVYSLIQGKLLPGCSVLVTTRPSALHLLEKAEINIWTEILGFVDEERKEYFXRHFEDKTVAEAVFKHVEENEILYTMSYNPSYCCILALALGPFFAKKDMELQRVPKTITQLYSYYIYNILKNHGREIDNPRDVLLRVGQMAYRGVSDKKIVFTNGDLINYNLQPSQFLSGFLMELLEREDSPRCVVYTFPHLTIQEFVAALAQFMNPHPGDILKFLTKAHNTTDGRFEVFLRFVAGLSSPMTARGLEEFLGPFPHQTTCRVIDWVKEEVKRQSGNTRSEAGKRSLLNTLHYLFESQNSGLAQATLGSVETLSFSGMTLTPIDCAVLSHVIGRCDTIQHLDLVGSNIQYEGIQRLLPGLHKCQELGLGMNKFGDSGLKLVSAALKNPECKTRTLWLSNVGITDSGAEHLASALSTNRSLTVLNLNENALGDSGVKLLSEALKNTECKMEKMWLYKVGLTDSGVDDLVSALSKNQSLTELDLGSNSLRDQSVPVLRRLIVALPSLERIWLWDNQISKSGVEELKSLQELKSGLNMIL; encoded by the exons ATGCGGAATGGAGCCCCAAagttggacaaaatactgaaggaaatacaggaACATG GGTGTGCACCGTACAAGCGATCAAACCCCAATCAAGATTTACGGGAGATTCCCAGTGAGCTGAAAG atgttcaacagaaacacaaggagattctgcgggcacaaactgaaacactgagagtgaacacgatcctgatgagggagaaggtgaaggttttccagctggttgatcgatacgctgagctcacggtaatttctactgttcgagatcggagactggtggaacatgaactACTAGCAAGAGGCAGAAACCACGAGCAGTGGAGAAAACAACATCTCCGCAAAGAGCTGGAAAAActccggactgatcagttgttccagagcagcttttcccaaaGTAAATacaaatctgggagttcggcagcaTTAGCTGGAGTCCCAGGAATCGGTAAAACAACAATGgtgcaaaagattgtttatgactgggccacggggaaaatataccaacaattccagtttgtattcagtttcaaattccgggacctaaactccattaactgtagAATAAACCTAAGCGAACTGATTctagatcagtatccttactttgggaattgcctgagagaggtctggaaaaacccaaagggattgttgtttatattcgatggtttagatgaattcaaacataaaatcgatttttctgacagtcggagagatacagaacccaagcaccagtgcccagatcccgagtggtggtgtgacgtgtctgatattgtgtacagtttaatccagggcaagctgctcccagggtgttcagtgctggtgacaacCCGCCCTTCTGCGTTACATTTATTAGAAAAGGCAGAAATCAATATCTggactgaaatcctgggatttgtcgatgaagaacggaaggaatatt atagGCATTTTGAAGATAAGACAGTAgcagaagctgttttcaaacacgttgaggagaacgagatcctgtacaccatgagctacaacccctcctactgctgtaTCCTCGCTCtagcactgggccccttcttcgcGAAAAAAGACATGGAActgcagcgagttcccaagaccatcacccaactctatTCCTACTATATATACAACAtactgaaaaaccacggccgtgagattgataACCCACGTGATGTGTtgctcagggttggtcagatggcctacagGGGAGTGTCTGACAAGAAGATTGTATTTAcaaatggagatttgatcaactacaatctccagccttcccagttcttgtccgggttcctgatggagcttttggaaagagaGGATTCTCCCCGttgtgtggtgtacacattcccacacctcaccatccaagagtttgtagctgcactcGCGCAATTtatgaatccacatcccggggatatcctgaaattcctcactaaagcccacaacacgacagatgggcgatttgaggtatttctccgttttgttgctggtctctcctccccaatgacagctcggggcctggaggagtttttgggtccatttcctcatcaaacaacgtgccgggtgattgactgggtgaaggaggaggttaaacgccagagtggaaacacaaggagtgaagctggtaaaaggagcctcctgaacacattgcactacctgtttgagtctcagaatagtggactggctcaggccacactgggatctgtggaaacactttcattcagtggaatgacattgACCCCGATTGattgcgcggtcctgtctcatgtcattggACGATGTGATACAATACAACACCTCGACCTTGTTGGCAGTAACATTCAGTATGAAGGGATCCAGCGGCTGttacccgggctgcacaagtgccaggagttggg acttgggatGAATAAATTTGGAGATTCAGGACTGAAGCTGGTGTCTGCGGCTTTGAAAAATCCGGAGTGTAAAACACGGACACTATG GCTGAGCAATGTCGGAATCACAGATTCTGGCGCCGAGCATCttgcctccgctctcagtacaaacagaTCACTGACGGTGCTGAACCTGAATGAAAATGCACTAGGAGATTCAGGAGTAAAACTGCTGTCTGAGGCTCTGAAGAACACAGAGTGTAAAATGGAGAAAATGTG GTTGTATAAGGTCGGTCTCACTGATTCTGGTGTCGATGacctcgtctccgctctcagtaaaaACCagtcactgacggagctggattTGGGATCAAACTCGCTCAGAGACCAATCTGTCCCCGTTCTTCGTCGCCTCATAGTGGCTCTCCCGAGTCTGGAGCGGATTTG gctgtgggACAATCAGATCAGTAAGTCCGGGGTAGAGGAACTGAAGTCTCTACAGGAACTCAAATCCGGACTGAATATGATACTGTGA